In the genome of Rhopalosiphum padi isolate XX-2018 chromosome 1, ASM2088224v1, whole genome shotgun sequence, the window GCAACTTTTTCGCCTTGTAGTGATGGAACTGAATCTCTGAGACTTGTAAAGCTGTCTTTAATATGGTCACGTCTTTTGCGTTCCAATGCATTATGGTGTGCACGCTTTTCTGCAGTCTCCAACTCAATATCTCGGTCATCATCACTCATCTTGACTCTAAGTATTCAAATTACTCTTTTagagcaaaatctaaaaataaatcaaatcctaattattaaagaaatatgaaaaagaattaataaatagttacttATCATCATTTAATAGATCAATTCTTAATACTCCATGATTATTTTATgggaaaaagttaaatattttatcatacatgCATACAagaacttattaaataatataactaaagatAAACATACAATCATTGTTTTATAATGTcagaaaacattaaaacaaaaatatattattgtattattaataaaataatattatagtaatgctATGATCaatgaaatctaaaaataactttatttagtGATCAttacttatcagttattatgtatcttcattataataacatgtaaactgaatagataataatagttatttgatTATACCTACCCTGCAATATTGAATACTGCTAAcaagatttatattatacaatatacatatttaatacaagttattgtttatttttctttctaaTCGCATATGAATAAAGCGTAAAACGAGATGTATACagacaaatattattacaagacacagtatgtttgaaaaataatcgggtaatcaaaacatttataattcatcAACACAAACATGTATAAATCGTATGATTAAGTATATTGTCGTTTTTATATAGTTCTCTGCTATATCAGCAAAAGATAAGATCGTCTTTGGCGCTCACAACTGCTCAGGGGATTTTAGACAATAAAACACTAATATAGGTCAAAATTCTATTTTCTACAAGCGAAAAACCATTACGACAATAAAAAAGATTTAACAATTCTATGGCACGGTTAAGTATCAAGACCCTAGCGTATGTGTCTTTCGATTGTCATTGGCATTGAAACATGCAAGTACacaatgaatgaaaaaaaatgtatcaaacacTTACATCAGTATTGTCTCCGACGAGGCCTTTTCGGTCAAACTACACTTTTCGTCCGGTGTACAACTGTGTAGTCAGCTGTTACGTTATTCGAAAGATTGTgcgaaacaaataaaaatagttaaatttattcgattttaagttgtaaataaaataaaataccaaaaaatatcgcatttaattttaatcaacaaACAATGTTCTTATCATCATACAAAAGAGCAACCCGATTACCGCATTGTGTATCAACATCTCACCGGGCTGACCACATTGGCGGTGTACTTAGTGTGTTtcggtatttttgttttttgttttcgaCTCGTTGTCACCACTGACCCAGTAGGAAATGCGAACAATGCCAACCGCTATAGGCGCAGAAGGCTGAATCGTTCAAGCccgtcaaaatattaaataatacgatttaacGGTCGTTACTCGTTtcttatgatatattgatatctcATACTTTCATTtctgcatattaattattaactgtttCGTCtcatttttacttaatacttattatttttcaaatgtcaaTTAGTTTATGAACAAAACAAATGTAAGTAAACAacgattaaataatttgatttgaacattttatacaagTTCGATTATGATACTAAAATATCTGTCTTCTACTTAGTGTTCAGTCacctacatacatattttttgtcaTAGAAATAGTTTGTATGTAGATACTtagtaaatagataaatataaaatatctatcctttgttatatttcaattaatacagcgtttttaataattattgttgattacTTTGGCCTAAATGTTTATGCAAATGCATACTCTACTACACTTAGAATAATTCtaattaatatgaaaactttttgtaataaatcaacTCTATAATTAACATTCTTTTtacttatttgaataaaaatttaaacaagttatataattttaggtaattGCATTGAAGTAGCATTTATTATCAATAcctattagataaaataatttaaattacatatttaattgtaacctaatttttaaactaagcTTGAATGatcatctaaaataatatattcttatttgagtactttgtatagtaataaattaattttataatatgattttttttataagtcatttataatctttttagggaaaaataagcaaataatatattcgatTTATAGCGATAGTGAAACTTTTGTAAatgattaattacaaaaatttagtTCATTAACAAGATCTATAAATACTTAACAAAAACTATTTGAAAACATACGAAAATATCTAATAGTTCAATGAAAGtgcttttttcattttcaatgcATATTGTAAGTTTATTGGatcatatatatgcatataaatattaactaattatttttcaagtattttatacatatttttcaaattgtgtatgtatattctacaatatttataaatacaaattctaacccttttgattaccaatacttcCACTTAATATCTAAATGTATGATTTCATTTTTTCTGATGTTAAACTATTAGTACCTATAAGTACCTaccaataaaatagtaaattagtaaaattattaaagtttattgcTGGATACAAgcttttatttacaatatatgaaCAATTCCAACTTAATTTGttgatgtatatttaaatagaatgaAGAGAGTTGGGAACCAACCAGCAAAAATTCAGAAAAAGTATCGAGCAGAAGATGACGCAAAAGATCCTATTCAAGTTTATTGTCGAATTCGCCCCGTTCAGTCTAATTTAGAATCATCATGTATCAAAGTTGTATCCGACactgaaatacaaatatattgctCGCCAGATGAGAGAGGAATATCTAGGGAAGGACAATTcagttacaaaaaaatattcactgaaTATGAGACCCAAGAAGTGGTCTTTCAAGACTTGGGATTGCCACTAATTGAACAACTTTTAACTGGAAAAAGTAGTTTAATATTTGCATATGGAATATCAGGTAGTGGCAAATCGTATACAATGACTGGTAATCAGGAAGATGGCGGTATCGTTGGAAGATGCTTCGATGTAATATTCAACTCTATTCAAAATTACCAAGCTAGAAGGTTTACTTTTAAACCTGACAAGCTTAATGGATTTGATGTATATAGTATGGAAGATGCcttgttttttaaatctgaggatttcaaaaataatgttaaaaacccTTCTAAAACATCAAAAAAGtaagaattaataaatttgtttttcatcctaataaaattatttaatgtgtttatgaatttaaatatttctaggaAAGATGGAGATACAGATCGTAtaccatttaattataaaattatggatATAGAACAAGATGTAGCATATTCAGTCTTTATAAGCTATGtagaaatatatcataattatgtgTATGATCTTTTAGAAGATGTATCTGATGGAGAAATAAGacggtaaataaataatatattttatattaatattaatatttaattttaaattatatgattgttTAATagaaacagtaaaataataagggAAGATTCTAATGGAAATATGTATGTGCATGGAGTAAATGAACAAGAAGTATTTAACGCAGATGAAGCTTTTGAATGGTTGAGAAAAGGTCAGTTAAGAAAGCGTACTGCACCAACATTTTTGAACATGGACTCCAGTCGTAGTCATACAGTTTTTACTATAAGAGTTGTGCAAGTgagttattactataaatataaaatggtcaaatattttgtaagacatttgaaaaatttaattccaaaaatgttatgtatgtacttttatatcattattgtaatttataatatatataaatgttataataggcACCTTTGGATACTGATGGTGTAAGTATAATTCAAGATAAGAAGTATACTGTTGTGAGTCAGTTGTCACTAGTAGATTTAGCTGGTAGTGAACGAGCTGGGAAAGCAAAGACCACTGGACAAAGACTTCAAGAAGCtggttagatttttttaattattttttttgatacataattattattatacatttttacaggaGAAATAAATAAGTCACTGTCAAATTTGAAACaatgtcttaaaatattatacgaaaatcaATCTTCTAGCAATTTAAGGAATATTGCTGAAAAAATACCTTACAGAACATCACGTCTTACCCATCTGTTCAAAAGTTTCTTTGAAGGTTCTGGTTCGATTAGAATGCTAATTTGTGTTAACCCTATGTCTGAATATACGGAgcttttggtaaataaaaactaaaataatttaatttaatatatatttaaatattttgttataaacatGCAGCCTGTACTTCAATTCGGTGAAATGTCTGGAAGTGTTCAAGTAAAAAGAACAACTCCATTGCGTATGGATATAGGTTTAACTCCAGGAAGAAGAAAAGTTATTGATGtatgtgttaatatttaatattaattctaagATATTTGTTCTTATATAAGCACAATTTTAGATTCAATCATTAAATCGCATTCCATGTGTAATTGAGGAAGGTACTAAATTTCCAcaagacaataaaataaattatgaatcaaaagaaaattgttttggaaggtaattttacttaattacaattattatatgtatataaaagataataacaatatatattttacagttatttaaatttgggGCCTCCTTTGCCGGATTTAGAAGTAGATGATTTATTAGATGATGAGAAGAGACAGCAATTAATTACTGCTCTTGatcaaagaataaaaaaaaaggaagaaCTTCGTGAATTGTTGATTACTCAgagtataaattgataatacatttttaataataataataaaaaaaaaaaaaagaagcaaaataacattaattacttTCTTTTAACAGGTAATGACATACGATCGCAAATAGTAGTTTTAGAAAGCAATTTTGCGGGTGCTAAACAAGAAATAAATTCATTGCAAATTCTGAGAGACCAAGAtactaataaagtattaataatcaaatgcattattaatattgataattattactaataatttgtttaatattttattaggttaagcaatatcaaaataaatcatttttattagaaaatgaaTTGGCCtcgttaaaaagaaaattagagTTTAtggataatgaaaataaaagattaaaatcaGATGTAAgtaacaaaatacataaatatttttatttacctaacGTATTGACTGTAGAGATAAAATTGAATCTGGTCTTGCTTTGTTTTATCCTCATACTTTTACCTGCCCATATTGTATTCATAGACTATGTCcaggattaaaaatatatttattgctcCATAATACAAACTAAAAAAGATGTATGCCTACAGTCaaaatgttattagtttattgattATATCAGTTAATTTTCTTACCTTTTTGAATTATAGTTAAATGCAAAAGACAACATGTTAAATCAAGTTTCAGTAGATAAAGAtctgttaaaacaaaaatacaatacaaaaattgttaaaaaacaagAACAGTTATCTAGAGAATTCAAAGATAAATGGAAAGTTCAAGAAAATGAGTTTgaggtgtgtat includes:
- the LOC132922538 gene encoding kinesin-like protein KIF23, with translation MKRVGNQPAKIQKKYRAEDDAKDPIQVYCRIRPVQSNLESSCIKVVSDTEIQIYCSPDERGISREGQFSYKKIFTEYETQEVVFQDLGLPLIEQLLTGKSSLIFAYGISGSGKSYTMTGNQEDGGIVGRCFDVIFNSIQNYQARRFTFKPDKLNGFDVYSMEDALFFKSEDFKNNVKNPSKTSKKKDGDTDRIPFNYKIMDIEQDVAYSVFISYVEIYHNYVYDLLEDVSDGEIRRNSKIIREDSNGNMYVHGVNEQEVFNADEAFEWLRKGQLRKRTAPTFLNMDSSRSHTVFTIRVVQAPLDTDGVSIIQDKKYTVVSQLSLVDLAGSERAGKAKTTGQRLQEAGEINKSLSNLKQCLKILYENQSSSNLRNIAEKIPYRTSRLTHLFKSFFEGSGSIRMLICVNPMSEYTELLPVLQFGEMSGSVQVKRTTPLRMDIGLTPGRRKVIDIQSLNRIPCVIEEGTKFPQDNKINYESKENCFGSYLNLGPPLPDLEVDDLLDDEKRQQLITALDQRIKKKEELRELLITQSNDIRSQIVVLESNFAGAKQEINSLQILRDQDTNKVKQYQNKSFLLENELASLKRKLEFMDNENKRLKSDLNAKDNMLNQVSVDKDLLKQKYNTKIVKKQEQLSREFKDKWKVQENEFEAKLQDKKRKLRHIKNIVESTENIPGHFSRRIVKRTLSDESLNKIEPVVNNGKPSESKQNEPSQATLRYLRSRRSKSCDPHERWIEHKPPVPIPLQTVMQPKLKKRKSITKLTDAKTVSNNGASKYCLLTQGSDEQGIPEAKLYKADIIQTMGGGAQVVFNDVETLKQDSPLGGSPVKNRIQAYNNEVKAHRGSPEDIQSKCYGIQGGYTPTSRK